One Streptomyces sp. SAI-135 DNA segment encodes these proteins:
- a CDS encoding amino acid adenylation domain-containing protein has product MSADCLHTIFSARARSAPDRVALSTPDGPVSYGELETRSDGLAARLHRLGVRPGTLVGLSARRSAEAVVAMLGILKAGGAYVPIDPDYPAARIDYLLADSAVPIVVATLDAAPALSGRHPTIVWVDETEAEDKDEGPAGPGAVLSEDAQPWPASSEDDLAYIIYTSGSTGAPKGVAVEHRNVIRLFSSTRPWFHFDENDTWSLFHSISFDFSVWEIWGALLHGGRLVLLPATVTRSPEQLVALLRREQVTVLNQTPSAFHQLLTVLFAEHNNEPSTSGLALRLVVFGGERLEPRMLAPWVDRHGDQMPRLVNMYGITETTVHCTYRPITVADATGEGGPSPIGVPLPDLRVYVLDERGRPQPDGVPGEMHVAGAGLARGYLNRPELTADRFVPSTPEVGEERLYRTGDRAVRRPGGELVYLGRMDDQLKVRGYRIEPGEIEECLGRLPDVARAVAASREFGDGDLRLVAYLLPIRPADADGEAADRLIAAAERHVRKELPRHLRPSRYVVVPEIPMTLQGKVNRDALGKK; this is encoded by the coding sequence ATGTCGGCCGACTGCCTGCACACGATCTTCTCCGCAAGAGCACGTTCCGCGCCCGACCGGGTCGCCCTTTCCACGCCCGACGGACCCGTGTCGTACGGCGAACTGGAGACCCGCAGCGATGGACTGGCAGCCAGACTCCACCGGCTCGGGGTGCGTCCGGGAACCCTCGTCGGGCTCAGCGCGCGCCGTAGTGCCGAAGCCGTCGTCGCGATGCTGGGCATCCTGAAGGCCGGCGGAGCCTATGTGCCGATCGATCCGGACTACCCCGCAGCCCGTATCGACTACCTGCTCGCCGACAGCGCGGTGCCGATCGTGGTCGCCACACTGGACGCAGCGCCTGCGCTGAGCGGACGTCACCCCACCATCGTGTGGGTGGACGAGACGGAGGCCGAGGACAAAGACGAGGGCCCGGCCGGTCCTGGCGCGGTGCTGTCCGAGGACGCGCAACCGTGGCCGGCGTCGTCCGAGGACGACCTCGCCTACATCATTTACACGAGCGGCTCCACCGGCGCCCCGAAGGGAGTCGCCGTCGAGCACAGGAACGTGATCCGGCTGTTCAGTAGTACACGCCCCTGGTTCCACTTCGACGAGAACGACACGTGGTCACTCTTCCACTCCATCAGCTTCGACTTCTCCGTCTGGGAGATCTGGGGGGCTCTGCTGCACGGCGGTCGTCTGGTGCTGCTGCCGGCGACTGTGACGCGGTCGCCGGAGCAACTGGTCGCACTGCTGCGCAGGGAACAGGTGACCGTTCTGAACCAGACCCCCTCGGCCTTCCACCAACTGCTCACCGTGCTCTTCGCCGAGCACAACAACGAACCGAGCACTTCGGGACTCGCGCTGCGGCTTGTCGTCTTCGGCGGCGAGCGACTGGAGCCGCGCATGCTGGCACCCTGGGTCGACCGGCACGGTGATCAGATGCCTCGACTGGTCAACATGTACGGCATCACCGAGACCACCGTTCACTGCACCTACCGCCCCATCACGGTGGCGGACGCAACGGGAGAAGGCGGGCCCAGCCCCATCGGGGTGCCGCTACCCGACCTGCGCGTGTACGTGCTCGACGAGCGAGGCCGACCACAGCCGGACGGCGTACCGGGGGAGATGCACGTAGCGGGCGCCGGGCTGGCCCGCGGCTACCTCAACCGACCGGAACTCACCGCCGATCGGTTCGTGCCATCGACGCCGGAGGTGGGCGAGGAGCGGCTGTACCGGACCGGCGATCGCGCGGTACGCAGGCCCGGCGGTGAACTGGTGTACCTCGGCCGAATGGACGATCAGCTGAAGGTCCGCGGATACCGGATCGAACCCGGCGAGATCGAGGAATGTCTGGGCCGCCTTCCCGACGTGGCAAGAGCCGTGGCCGCGTCCCGCGAATTCGGGGACGGTGACCTGCGGCTGGTCGCCTACCTGCTACCCATACGGCCCGCCGATGCGGACGGCGAGGCAGCGGACCGGCTTATTGCGGCTGCGGAACGGCACGTGCGGAAGGAGCTGCCGAGGCACCTGCGGCCGTCCCGCTACGTGGTCGTCCCGGAGATCCCTATGACTCTTCAAGGAAAGGTGAACCGTGATGCGCTCGGAAAAAAATAA
- the ddaH gene encoding dimethylargininase, which produces MRTASARAVSTARVMRRRRYLMCRPAHFTVRYSINPWMDPGVPTSGETALGQWKRLHDLLVELGHDVDLVPPRPDLPDMVFAANGAVAVDGKALVARFRHPQRTGESAAYQQWFGDHGWSEVRQATQINEGEGDFLLAGDVLLAGSGFRSDPAAQLEAAEFFGLPVLGLTLTDPRFYHLDTALAVLDDDEVMYYPGAFDAESRKLLADKYPDAILATERDAEAFGLNAVSDGQHVVLARAAERLAGQLKERGFEPIGVELTELLKAGGGAKCCLLEIRHTQARRTVAHESAAHIPLPESHPA; this is translated from the coding sequence ATGCGAACTGCGTCCGCGAGGGCGGTTTCGACCGCCAGGGTGATGCGTCGTCGGCGGTATCTGATGTGCCGACCCGCCCATTTCACGGTGCGCTACTCGATCAACCCGTGGATGGATCCCGGTGTGCCGACGAGTGGGGAAACAGCCCTGGGGCAATGGAAGCGGCTGCACGACCTGCTGGTGGAGCTCGGCCACGACGTCGATCTGGTGCCGCCGCGCCCCGACCTGCCTGACATGGTGTTCGCCGCGAACGGAGCGGTCGCAGTGGACGGCAAGGCGCTCGTCGCCCGCTTCCGCCATCCGCAGCGGACCGGCGAGTCCGCCGCGTATCAGCAGTGGTTCGGCGACCACGGCTGGAGCGAAGTCCGGCAGGCGACCCAGATCAACGAGGGCGAGGGTGACTTCCTCCTGGCCGGGGACGTGCTGCTGGCGGGATCCGGCTTCCGCAGCGATCCCGCCGCCCAGTTGGAGGCCGCCGAGTTCTTCGGCCTGCCTGTGCTGGGCCTCACCCTGACCGACCCGCGCTTCTACCACCTGGACACCGCGCTTGCCGTCCTGGACGACGACGAGGTCATGTACTACCCCGGAGCCTTCGATGCCGAGAGCAGGAAGCTGCTGGCCGACAAGTACCCGGACGCGATTCTGGCCACCGAACGGGACGCGGAAGCGTTCGGCCTGAACGCCGTGTCCGACGGGCAGCACGTGGTGCTCGCTCGTGCGGCCGAACGCCTTGCCGGGCAGCTGAAGGAGCGGGGGTTCGAGCCGATCGGCGTGGAGCTGACCGAGTTGTTGAAGGCGGGCGGCGGAGCGAAGTGCTGCCTGCTGGAGATCCGCCACACCCAAGCCCGCCGCACCGTGGCACATGAATCCGCCGCGCACATTCCACTCCCTGAATCCCACCCCGCGTGA
- a CDS encoding chlorinating enzyme, with protein sequence MTNAVRQSFTPTPEEVADFHQLGYMGPFKVYDEDEMRRLWRRERLRLMDRSDAVYDDGDAQSGNTNIGNYDRHLDSTFLADHICRPEIVDRVAAVLGPDVLCWRSEFFPKYPGDEGTDWHQADTFAFASGRPQILWPESEKDFGGTITVWTAFTEASEDTGCLQFIPGTQRTMHYDESKGMHYQPDKINQQAKDGVSRGFYGYDYRQLQKDPDWRPPEERAVSMVMRPGEAVMFWSTMMHASKPHSAPDKEMRLGFAGRYVPTSVRVYPDTEEVDEYGGRVSLSEYGAVLVSGTDTYTHNRKVTQTTKGHAFPKR encoded by the coding sequence ATGACGAACGCGGTGCGACAGAGCTTCACGCCGACCCCGGAGGAGGTCGCTGACTTCCATCAGCTGGGCTATATGGGCCCGTTCAAGGTGTATGACGAAGACGAGATGAGGCGTCTGTGGCGACGCGAGCGGCTACGGCTGATGGACCGCAGCGACGCCGTCTACGACGATGGCGACGCTCAGTCGGGCAACACCAACATTGGCAACTACGACCGCCACCTCGACTCCACCTTCCTCGCCGATCACATCTGCCGACCCGAGATCGTTGACCGGGTGGCTGCTGTGCTCGGGCCGGACGTCCTGTGCTGGCGCTCTGAGTTCTTCCCCAAGTACCCCGGGGACGAGGGCACTGACTGGCACCAGGCGGACACCTTCGCCTTCGCCTCCGGCCGGCCGCAGATCCTGTGGCCGGAGTCGGAGAAGGACTTCGGCGGCACCATCACCGTCTGGACGGCCTTCACCGAGGCCAGCGAGGACACCGGCTGCCTGCAGTTCATACCTGGCACCCAGCGCACCATGCACTACGACGAGTCGAAGGGGATGCACTACCAGCCTGACAAGATCAACCAGCAGGCCAAGGACGGCGTCTCCCGCGGGTTCTACGGTTACGACTACCGGCAGCTGCAGAAGGACCCAGACTGGCGTCCCCCGGAGGAGCGCGCCGTCTCCATGGTGATGCGCCCCGGCGAGGCCGTCATGTTCTGGTCCACCATGATGCACGCATCCAAGCCCCACAGCGCGCCGGACAAGGAGATGCGGCTGGGCTTCGCCGGTCGGTATGTGCCGACGTCGGTGCGCGTGTACCCCGACACCGAGGAAGTCGACGAGTACGGCGGCCGGGTCAGCCTGAGCGAGTACGGCGCCGTTCTCGTCTCGGGCACGGACACGTACACCCATAACCGGAAGGTGACGCAGACGACCAAGGGCCACGCCTTCCCCAAGAGGTAA
- a CDS encoding acyl carrier protein, which translates to MTVSSGVSAAGIRQSVEAVVTQVLEHNGLDPDVDLFDQGVTSLAFIRIVAQLNEQYDVKLDVAELEEASITSLSALVGAQVGGKNH; encoded by the coding sequence ATGACCGTCTCATCCGGTGTTTCCGCGGCCGGAATTCGTCAGTCGGTGGAAGCAGTCGTCACCCAGGTGCTGGAACACAACGGCCTTGACCCGGACGTCGACCTGTTCGACCAGGGCGTGACATCGCTGGCGTTCATCCGGATCGTCGCGCAGCTCAACGAGCAGTACGACGTCAAGCTCGATGTCGCGGAACTGGAGGAAGCCAGCATCACCTCGCTGTCCGCGCTCGTTGGTGCGCAAGTCGGCGGAAAGAATCATTGA